Proteins from a genomic interval of Balaenoptera musculus isolate JJ_BM4_2016_0621 chromosome 16, mBalMus1.pri.v3, whole genome shotgun sequence:
- the SFRP5 gene encoding secreted frizzled-related protein 5 — MRAAAGGARAAALALLLGALHGAPGRGEEYDYYGWQTEPLHGRSYSKPPQCLDIPADLPLCHTVGYKRMRLPNLLEHESLAEVKQQASSWLPLLAKRCHSDTQVFLCSLFAPVCLDRPIYPCRSLCEAVRAGCAPLMEAYGFPWPEMLHCHKFPLDNDLCIAVQFGHLPATAPPVTKICAQCEMEHSADGLMEQMCSSDFVVKMRIREIKIENADRKLIGAQKKKKLLKPGPLKRKDTKRLVLHMKNGAGCPCPQLESLAGSFLVMGRKVDGQLLLMAVYRWDKKNKEMKFAVKFMFSYPCSLYYPFFYGAAEPH, encoded by the exons AtgcgggcggcggcggggggcgcGCGGGCGGCCGCGCTGGCGCTGCTGCTGGGGGCGCTGCACGGGGCGCCGGGGCGCGGCGAAGAGTACGACTACTACGGCTGGCAGACCGAGCCGCTGCACGGGCGCTCGTACTCCAAGCCGCCCCAGTGCCTCGACATCCCCGCCGACCTGCCGCTCTGCCACACCGTGGGCTACAAGCGCATGCGGCTGCCCAACCTGCTGGAGCACGAGAGCCTGGCCGAGGTGAAGCAGCAGGCGAGCAGCTGGCTGCCGCTGCTCGCCAAGCGCTGCCACTCGGACACGCAGGTCTTCCTCTGCTCGCTCTTCGCGCCCGTCTGCCTCGACCGGCCCATCTACCCTTGCCGCTCGCTGTGCGAGGCCGTGCGCGCCGGCTGTGCGCCGCTCATGGAGGCCTATGGCTTTCCCTGGCCCGAGATGCTGCACTGCCACAAGTTCCCCCTGGACAACGACCTCTGCATCGCTGTGCAGTTCGGGCACTTGCCCGCCACCGCGCCTCCAG TGACCAAGATCTGTGCCCAGTGTGAGATGGAGCACAGCGCTGATGGCCTCATGGAGCAGATGTGTTCCAGCGACTTCG TGGTCAAAATGCGCATCAGAGAGATCAAGATAGAGAACGCGGACCGGAAGCTGATTGgagcccagaaaaagaagaagctgCTCAAGCCGGGCCCCCTGAAGCGCAAGGACACCAAGAGGCTGGTGCTGCACATGAAGAACGGCGCTGGCTGCCCCTGCCCACAGCTGGAGAGCCTGGCCGGCAGCTTCCTGGTCATGGGCCGCAAAGTGGACGGACAGCTGCTGCTCATGGCCGTCTACCGCTGGGACAAGAAGAACAAGGAGATGAAGTTCGCGGTCAAGTTCATGTTCTCCTACCCCTGCTCCCTCTACTACCCCTTCTTCTATGGGGCCGCGGAGCCCCACTGA